The Cetobacterium sp. 8H DNA window ACAATACCGGCATTATTAAACGGAGATAAGGATATAATAGGTCAAGCACAAACAGGAACAGGTAAAACTGCAGCGTTTTCATTACCTATATTAGAGAAAATAGAGAACAGTACAGGAAATGTACAAGCTATAATCCTAGCTCCAACAAGAGAATTAGCAGTTCAAGTAGCTGAAGAAATGAACTCGTTAGCAGCAGGAAGAAGATTAAAGATAATCCCAGTTTATGGAGGACAATCTTTAGAGCAACAAAAGAGACAACTTCAAAGAGGAGTAGACATCGTAGTTGGAACTCCAGGAAGAGTTATCGATTTAATTAACAGAAAAGTTTTAGTATTAAATAAGATTGATTATTTCATACTAGACGAAGCTGATGAGATGTTAAACATGGGATTCGTAGAAGATATAGAGCAAATTCTTGAGTCTACAAACCAAGATAAAAGAATGCTGTTCTTCTCGGCAACTATGCCATCTGAAATCTTAAAAATCGCTAGATCACACATGAGAGATCATGAAGTTTTAGCAGTAAAAAAGAAAGAGTTAACTACAAACTTAACAGAGCAAATTTACTTTGAAGTAAAAGAGAGAGATAAATTTGAAGCACTTTGTAGAATCATCGATATCGAATTAGATTTCTATGGAATTGTTTTCTGTAGAACTAAGAACGACGTTAATGAATTAGTAGGAAAGTTACAAGATAGAGGGTACGATGTTGAAGGATTACACGGAGATATCAGCCAAAATCATAGAGAGGTAACTTTAAAGAGATTTAAGAACAAAAACTTAAACATCTTAATAGCTACAGACGTTGCTGCAAGAGGAATCGACGTAAACGACCTTACTCATGTAATCAACTATGCTATACCTCAAGAAGCTGAAAGCTATGTTCATAGAATCGGAAGAACAGGAAGAGCTGGAAAGCAAGGAACTGCAATAACATTCATAACTCCATCTGAGTACAGAAAACTTCTTCAAATTCAGAAAATAACTAAAACTGAAATCAAGAAAGAGCAAGTTCCAGGAGTAAAAGATGTTATCTTAGCTAAGAAAACTAGACTATTTGATAATGTTAACAGCATAATCTCTGGTGGAGACGCTGAGAGCTACCAAGAGATGGCAAAAGAGTTATTAAATCAAGAGGCAACACCAATTGAAATAATAGCTGCTATCCTTAAAAACTGTTATGATGAAGAGTTAGAAGAGTCTAACTACTCAGATATCGAAAGTGTTTCTTTAGATAAGACAGGAAAAACAAGACTATTTATCGCTTTAGGTAAAAAAGATAAAATGACTCCTAGAAAGATTGTTGATTTAATATCTTCAAAAACAAAGATACATGAGTCAAAATTAAAAGGTGTAGAAGTGTATGAGAACTTCTCATTCGTTTCGGTACCATTTGTTGAAGCTGAAACAATAGTGGATATCTTCCAAAAAGATAGAAGAGGAAAGAAACCATTAATAGAAAAAGCAAAACAATCAAGAAAATAATTAAATAATGTTGATAGAGAGCTGTAACGAGGGAAACCGAAGTACAGCTTTTTTCAGCATATTAAGGAGAGATAAGATGAAGAAAAAAATCATAGTTTTATTTTTTTTAATTGTTATCGGTATTTTGGCAATTTTTAAGGTTTATTCGGTACAGAAGACTGAAAAAAGAGATTATGATGTACAGGTTAATTTGAAACAAGGAACAAGTTTAAATAGAGTTTTTACTAAAATAGGGGTTGCAGATTCAATTTTTTTTAAGATATTTTTAAAATATGAAAAAAATTCTGGTAGAAATATAAAAGCAGGGTTTTATGAGTTTAAAGGTCAATACTCGTATGAAGATATTTTAAATATGATGGAAGAGGGAAAAGTTAAATATAAAGTTTTAACAATTCCAGAAGGATACTCTATAAAAGAGATAGGAAAAGTTATAACTGAAAAGGGCTATGGCTCTGAAGAGGGTTTAAAAAAAGCTTTAGAAAATATTAAAGACTTTCCATATCCAACTCCTAATGGGAATTTTGAAGGTTATTTATACCCTGAAACATATTATTTCTCTGTAGATTTAACAGAACAAGAGATTGTAAATAAGATGTTGGCTGAGTTTTTAAAAAAATTCCCACCTGATAAATATCCAAATAAGGAAAAGTTTTATAAAGAGTTGATAATGGCATCTATAATTGAGAGAGAAGCTCAATTAAAAGAGGAGAAGCCACTTATGGCATCAGTATTTTATAACAGATTGAAAAAGGGAATGAAATTGGGTTCCGATGCAACTGTAAACTATATATATGACTATGGGAAAAGAAGGATGTACTACAAAGATTTGAAGGTGGATTCACCGTATAATACCTATATGTATAAGGGTTTGCCACCAGGACCAATTGCAAATCCAGATTTTACTTCAATGGAAGCTGCAATGAACCCTGCAAAGACAGATTACCTATTCTTTGTAGTGACAAGTGATGGAAAACATACATTTACAAAAACTTATAAGGAACATTTAGAAGTACAAAAAAAGAAAAAATAGTTAGGAGTAAAAAAGTGGAAAAAACATTAGAAAAAATAGTTTTAGTTGGAATAAATAGCCAATATATACATACAAATTTAGCGATTAGATATTTGAAAAACTATGTTGAAAAATTTAGTGATATTGAGATAGAAATATATGAGAGTAATATCAATAATCAAATCCAAAGCATAATAACAGATCTATTTAATACTGAAGCAGATCACATCATATTTTCAACTTACATTTGGAATAAAGAGTATGTTTTTACTCTTGTTAAAGAGTTGAAAAAAATTATGCCAAAGGTTAAGATAACATTAGGTGGACCTGAAGTTAGTTATAATGCAAAGGAATCACTTATAGAAAATAAAAGTATAGATTTTGTTTTAGTAGGAGAGGGAGAAAAAGTTCTTTTAAATTTTTTAACTAAACCTGTAAATGAAGTTAGAGGAGTGGCTTTTTTAGAAAATAATGAGTTCAAATATTTAGGAGATGAATTCCCAATAGAAAACTTAGATGAAATACCATTCCCATATACTGAAAAGGAATTGAAAGAGAATATAAAAATACTTTATTATGAATCTACAAGAGGTTGCCCGTTTAGCTGTTCATATTGCTTATCTTCAATAGATAAAGGGGTTAGATACTGGTCTTTAGAAAGAGTAAAAAAAGATCTGTCTAAATTTATAGATTCGGGTGTTGAGCTAGTAAAGTTTGTAGATAGAACTTTCAACTTAAGAAAAGATAGATATTTAGGTATTTGGAGTCATCTTCTGGAAAATTATAGAGAAAATATAACTTTCCATTTTGAAATAAATGCAAATATTTTTGATGATGAGGTAATAGAATTTTTAAAAACAGTTCCAGAGGGATATTTTCAATTTGAAATAGGGGTTCAAAGTATAAATAAAGAAACTATGAATAGTATAAATAGAAGAAATCTTTTAGAAAGATTAGAGAAAAATATAAAAGCGATATCAAAGAATATACATCTTCATGTGGATTTAATTGCAGGATTACCTCATGACACATATGAAACATTTAAAGATTCGTTTAACTATGTCTATAACTTAGATGCTGAGATGATTCAATTAGGATTTTTAAAAATTTTAAATGGAACTAAAATATCTAAAGAGATAGAAGAGTATGACTATAAATATATGGAATTTCCACCATATGAAATTCTTTCAAATAGCTTTATAAGTTATGGGGAACTGGTAAAATTAAAAAATCTTGAAAAAATGTTAGATTATTACTATAATTCTGAGAAATTTAAATATTCTGTAAATTATATTATAAAAAATAATTATTCAACACCGTTTGAATTTTTTGAAGAGATTGCAGAGTATTATAGAGAAAATAATCTTCTGACAGTGGGACATAAAATAGTTAGTATTTTTAATCATTTAATGGAGTTTTATAATAATAAAAATTTTGAAGGAAAAGAGATTTTCATAGAGTACTTAAAGTTAGACTACTTGATGTTAGGAAAACCGGGGAGTTATCCACAGTGGTTTGAATCTGAAAAAGATAAAGAAAGATACAATGAGATTATAATTTCTAAAAATTATAAATCATCAAGAGAAGCATACAAAAAGACAGAGTTTGAAAAATTTAACTACAATGTTTTAAAGAATGTTGATGGAGAGATAGAAATTCTATTTAATTATATGCCGAAAAAGGTTGAATTAGAAGTGGTATCAGAGAAAAAATAACAGGGAAAAAAAGTTTGAAAAAGGGTCTCTATATGGTATAATTCTATAAAATACTGTTTGAAGGAAAAGTTTATGCTAAATAAAATTTTAAAAAAGATAAAAAAAGAAAAATTAATAGAATCGGGAGATAAGATAGTAGTAGGATTTTCTGGTGGTCCAGATTCAGTTTTCTTGCTACAAGTTTTAATCTACGCTCAGAAAGAGATGGATTTTGAGATACTACTGGTTCATATCAACCATCTTTTAAGAGATGAAAATTCAGAAAAAGATCAAGAGTTTGCAAGTGAAACAGCAAAGAGATTAAATCTACCAATTTTTATTAAAAGAGCTAGCATAGAAAATATTTCAAAAGATATGGGTGTTGGCTTAGAAGAAGCTGGAAGAAAAATAAGGTATGATTTCTTCAATGAAATTTTAGAGAAAAATTCAGGAACGAAGATAGCAATCGCACACAATTTAGATGATCAAATCGAAACTTTTTTATTTAGAATGATAAGAGGATGTTCCCTTGAAGGTTTAGAAGGGATAAATCACAGAGATAATATCATAAGACCAATAAATGAAATCTATAAAAAAGAGATATTGAACTATTTGGATATGAATAATATAGAGTATAGAATTGATGAAACTAATTTTGAGAATGAGTTTACTAGAAATAGTATCAGACTAGATTTGGTTCCATATATTGAGAAAAGATATAACGGTAGTTTTAAGGATAAAATACATAATTTAATAGATGAAATAAGGGAAGTAAATGAAGTTCTTAAGGTTAATCTAAAAGATTATAAAATTATCAGCCATAAAAAAGAGATGTTGAACTTAGAATTAATAAAAATTGAACCACCATATCTTCAAAGAAAGATAATAAATGAATATTTAAAAGAGTTTGATTTAGAAGCAACTAGAGAAAAAATATTGAATATAATTAAAATTATAAATTCAGGAGGAAGCAAAACTCTTGATTTAGAAGATAACCATCTTTTAAAAAAACAGTATAATAGTATCTGGATAGAAAAAAAAATACTAGATAAAAATATTCAAAAAAATGAAGAAGAAACTCAGATAGAAAAAATTAAAGTACCATTTAAACTAAAATTTAATGGATATCTTCTAGAGGCTGTAAAAGATAGCAAAAGCTCAGGTCAAAATGAGTTTTTAACTAATTTAAAGCCAGGGGATGAAGTGGAAGTTAGAGTTAGAAAAGATGGGGATAAAATCCAACCTCTAGGAATGAGTAGTTATAAAAAATTAAAAGATATTTTTATAAATGAAAAAATTGTTAAAGAAGAGAGGGCAAACATTCCATTGATTATAAAAGATAATGAGATTGTTTGGGTAGCTGGAATCAAAAAAAGTGAAGTATTTAAGGGTGAAAAAAATAAAGAAGGGATTAAGCTAATCATGAGGAGGCAGGATGAAAACTAGAGATAATAATGAAAAAATGGCACTGTATAACTTTATTGAAGAAGAGCCAAAAAAAGATGATGAAAAAGATGATAAAGCTAGTGAAGATACTCAAGATAAGTCTAAAGCGGAACAGGAAAAAGAAGATTTAGAAGAAAGAAAAAGAAAGATCAAAGAGAAGCTAAAAGAGGGAATGGACAACCCTAAAAACGACAAGGATGATAAAGATCCTCAAAGAGGTTTAGGTGGAAAGTTTAACCTAAAAGGATTCATAATGTTACTTTTTATAGTGACTATAATCTTATCATTACCTTCAATGTTCTCAAAATCGGAGTCTACAAATGTAAAAACTATCAGTTATACAGAGTTTTTAAATGATGTAAAAACTGATAAATTAGTAAGAGTCGATGAAAAAGAAGGATATATTTATGGATATACTTCAGATAAAGACGCAACTGCATTTAAAGCTAGAATGATTACTGACAGATTGGGTAGTGATCCACAACTAGTAAACTTAATAGAGACAAAAAACATTCAAATAGAATCTTTACCACCACAGGAATTACCATTCTTATTAAATATGTTAGCATCTTGGTTCCCAATGTTACTACTTATTGGAATCTGGATATTCATGCTTAATAAAATGAATAAGGGCGGAGGCGGAGGACCTCAAGTTTTCAATATGGGGAAATCTAAAGCTAAAGAGAATGGAGAGAATGTATCTCAGGTAACATTTGCCGATGTAGCTGGAATTGATGAGGCTAAGGTTGAGTTAGAAGAGGTAGTTCAATTCTTAAAAGAGCCAGATAAATTTAAAACTTTAGGGGCAAAAATACCTAAAGGGGTACTTCTTTTAGGAGCTCCTGGAACAGGTAAAACACTTCTTGCAAAAGCAGTAGCAGGAGAAGCTGGAGTACCATTCTTTAGTATGTCAGGATCAGAGTTCGTTGAGATGTTCGTAGGAGTTGGAGCATCTAGAGTGAGAGACCTGTTTACAAAAGCTAGAAAAAATGCACCTTGCATAATATTTATAGATGAGATTGACGCTGTTGGAAGAAAAAGAGGAAGCGGACAAGGCGGAGGAAACGACGAAAGAGAGCAAACTCTTAACCAACTACTAGTAGAGATGGATGGATTTGGAAGCGACGAGACTATCATAGTTTTAGCAGCGACAAATAGACCTGAAATACTTGATAAGGCTCTTATGAGACCAGGTAGATTTGATAGACAAGTTGTTGTAGATAGACCTGATATCAAAGGTAGAGAAGAGATATTAAAAGTTCATGCAAGAAATAAGAAATTTGCAGCAGATGTAGATTTTGATGTTATTGCTAGAAAAACTCCAGGATTTGTTGGAGCGGACATTGCAAATATGTTAAACGAAGCAGCTATACTTGCAGCAAGAGCTGGAAGACAAGAGATAAAGATGGAAGACTTAGAAGAGGCATCTGAAAAGGTAACTATAGGTCCTGAAAGAAAATCGAGAATGGCTGTTCAAAAGGAAAGAATAATAGTTGCTTATCATGAGGTTGGACATGCTATGACTCAAAGAATGTCACCGCATACAGAGCCGGTTCACAAGGTTACAATCATTCCTAGAGGAATGGCAGCATTGGGATACACGATGACACTTCCTACAGAGGATAGATATTTAAAATCTAAAAATGAATTTTTATCAGAGTTAGTTACTTTATTAGGAGGAAGAGCTTCGGAAGAGGTTGTATTCGGAGATATCACAACAGGAGCAAGTAATGATATTGAAAGAGCAACAGCTATAGCCCATGCAATGGTAACAAAGTATGGTATGAGTGAGAAATTTGGTCCAATAATGCTAGATAACACTCGTGAAGGAGATATGTTCCAACAAAAGCTTTACGGTGAAGTTACAGCTAAAGAGATTGATGATGAGATAAGAGGGTTAGTATCAAATGCATACTTAAAAGCTAAAGAGATATTGACAGAGAATAGAGAGACACTAGAAACAATAACACAGGCTCTTTTAAGACTAGAAACTATAACAGGTGAAGAACTTGATGAGATGTTACAAGGAAAAACTGTTAAAAGAATAGAAGATGAGAACAGAATTAAAGAGAAATTAGCTGAGATAGAGCAAGAAGAGGAAAAGTTAAAAGAAGAGCTGAAAAATAAAGCTTCTCAATCGGTTATGGAATAAAAAGACTTTACCAATCTAATAAAATATGCTATAATAAGACTAATCTTTGCTAGGATTTACGAGTAAGCTACGTAAACCTTGGCCTAGATATTAAATATTCAGGAGGAATACAATGGCTATTAACAAACCAGAAATAATATCTGCTTACGGAAAAGACGCAAAAGATACAGGATCTACAGAGGTTCAAATCGCGATCTTAACTGCACAAATCAACCACTTAACAAACCACTTAAGAACTCACAAGAAGGATTTCCACTCTAGATTAGGATTACTTAAAATGGTTGGAAAAAGAAAGAGACTTTTAAGCTACTTAATGAGCAAAGATATCGAAGGATACAGAACTCTTATTGCTAAATTAGGAATCAGAAAGTAATAACTAAAACGAGGATTCTTCCTCGTTTTTTTTTATAAAAATTATTCGAAAAATAGGGAGGGAAGATGAAAAAAATTATAGCAGCACTTTTTTTAATTCTATCTGTTTTTAGCTTTGCTGAAGAGGAGTATATAAAAGGGAAGATACTTTATCTTGAGAGAGTTGTAAAAAATAGAGCTGATCAAGAGGATGGCATAAAAGAAACAAGAGAATATAGTGTTGAAATCTTAGAAGGTACAGATAAAGGGTCAACAGTGACTGTAGAAGCACCAATATATGAAGAGAGCGCTTATAATATATATATAAGAGACAATCAGAATGTAGTCTTATATAAGGATAATATAGAGGATGACAGAAGCATATATTACATAGTTGATATAGATAAAAGAAACTCTATTTTGATGATTATTGGAATTTTTATGGGGCTTACAATATTTGTGGCTAAATTTAAAGGGGTTAAAGCTTTAGCATCTCTTATTATAGTGATAGGAATTATCTATAACATATTTTTACCAGCTATTTCCATGGGATACTCTCCAATTCTTATATCTACGGGATGTGCACTGCTCGCTTCAACAATAACAATTTTTATGACAACAGGGTTTTCAAAAAAAGGTGTTGTAGCTATACTAGGAGCTGTAGCAGGTGTAGTTATAGCGGGTATACTTTCGATGTATTTTTCTTATAAAATGGCTATGACAGGTTTTATTTCAGTTGAGGCTTTGAACTACTCAAATCTTTTGAAAGGGATAAAGGTTAAGGAGATAATCTCGGCAGGAGTTATATTGGGAAGTATGGGGGCTGTAATGGATGTATCTATGTCGATATCATCAGCTCTAACAGAACTTCATGAAAGGGATAACAGTATAAAAGGACATGAGATGTTTAATTCTGGAATGAGAATAGGTAGTGATATTATAGGAACAATGGTAAATACACTTATATTAGCATATATAGGAAGTGGAATACTTTCAACTCTATTCATCTATCTTCAGAAGGAACAATTCCCACTGATAAGAATTTTGAATTTTGAATCTGTAGCAGCCGATATAGTTCGAGCTTTTGCAGGAAGTATAGGAATTTTAGTAGCTGTTCCAATCACTTCCTATCTATGCAGTATTTTTATTGTTCAGTCGGAACAAAATGATTGATAACTTTGTCCCATAAGTTTTCATTTTTTAGTATGTATTCGATGAACTCTCTAACAGCTCCATCTCCACCATTTTTTGTAGATATGAAGTCAGAGATATTTAAGATTTCTTCAACAGCATCTTTAGGAGCCCCAGCTAGCTTAGATTTTTTCATAACAGCTAAATCAATAAGGTCATCTCCCATATAGGCAACATTTGAATAGTCCAGCTCACGCTTTTTTAGAATGGCTTCCAAAGTTCCAATTTTGTCTTTTATTCCTTGGTGGATCTCTTTGATACCTAGCTCTAGGGCTCTTCTAGTTACAATTTGTGAGGTTTTTCCAGTTATTATAACAACCTCTTTTCCTAAAGCGATTGCTTGGGTGATACCAAGGCCATCTTTGACATTGAAAGCCTTCATAGCATCGCCGCTGTTAGAAACATAAAGTTTACCATCTGTAAGAGTTCCATCAACATCTAAAACAATAAGTTTAATCATTCCATCCTCCTAAAAAAATATACAAAAATAAAATAAAACTGGGGATATCCCCAGTTTTATTTTCATAGCGTTAATTATAAAGCGTTAACTTTTGCAGCTAATCTAGCTTTCTTTCTAGAAACTGTGTTTTTCTTCATGATTCCTTTAGAAACAGCTTTATCTAACTCTTTGTAAGCTACAGATAAAGCAGCTTTTGCAGCCTCAATCTCTTTAGTTTCAACAGAAACTAAAACCTTTTTAACCATAGTTTTTACTCTAGATTTTACAGCTTGATTTCTCTCTCTATTTCTCTCCGCTACTAATACTCTCTTTTTTGCTGATTTTGAATGTGCCAAATCAAAAACCTCCCTTTAATTTTAAATAAAATTTCATATCATAATAACATAAAAAACGAATTATGTCAATATGGATTGCGATACTCAGTGTAAGTATTTCAATTTGACAGGTAAGCATAAAAAGAGACACTACAATATTTACAATGGACCAACTATATTTTATCATATTCAGCATAAAAAAAGAAGATAAATTAAAAAAATAATTTATATTTTTACAAAAAAAGAGTATTATATTAGTGTAGCAAAATTTAAATTTTAGAAAGGAAAAGAATGAATATAGAGGAAAAAATATCTTCGGAAGCAAGAGAAAGAATCCTTAGTGAGATAAAAAAAGCTAAAGGAAATGAGGTTTTTTTTAGAGGGATTCCAGATGAAGACGGAGTAGTTACGGAGGTAGAGGTTTTAGCAAGAGGAAATAAATACTCGGTTCCGGCAATTTTAAGAGCGATGAAGAAAGGGGAAGTGATTATACACAATCATCCTTCAGGGCACCTATATCCTTCAGATCCAGATGTAGAAATAGCAGCACTTTATTCGAATAGACTTGATGGAGCTTCATATATTATAAATAATGAGGTAAATGATATCTATGTGATAGTAGAGTTAAGCTTGAAAAAAAATATCAAAATAGATATAAAACCATATTTTGAGAAAAATGGACTTTTAGCAGGTGTATTTAATGAGTTTGAATACAGAAATGAGCAACTTGAAATGGCTGAAGTTATTGAAAATGGTTTAAATACAGAGACTAAAGTAATTGTAGAAGCTGGAACAGGAACAGGAAAAACTTTGGGATATCTTATTCCTGCAATTGAGTGGAGTATAAAGAATAAAAAAAGAGTTGTTATCACAACAAATACAATAAATTTACAAGAACAACTTTTAAATAAAGATATACCTATAGCGAAAAAAGTTATACAAGGAGACTTTAGTTATATTCTGGTTAAGGGAAGAGGTAACTATCTTTGCAATAGAAAATTGAGCAATGTGGCGACAGGAGATATCGTAGATTTTGAAGAGTTTAGTCAGAGCCAGAAAAGCCAGTTTAAAGAGGTTGTAAGATGGGGAGGCAAAACTGATACAGGAGATAAGGCAGAACTTCCATTTGAGGTAGATTATAGCATCTGGGAGCACTTCCAAAGTGAGAGCGATATGTGTGCTGGATCAAAATGTCCTTTTAAAGCTGAATGCTTCTTTTTAAAAGCAAGAGACGAAAAGAAAAAAGCGGATATTTTAATAACCAATCACCACATGTATTTTTCAGATTTAGCTATAAGAAAAGAGATTGGATTTAACACAGAATATTCAATACTCCCTGAATATGAATTAGTTGTTTTTGATGAGGCTCATAATGTTGAGAAAGTTGCAAGAGATTATTTCTCATATGAAGTTTCTAAATATGGATTCACAAAAACTATGAACCAGATATATACACTGGAAAAATCTAAAAAAAGAGGGACTGGAAGTTTAGATATCTTTATAAACTATTTGAAACATTCGGATTTTGATGGGAAAAAAGGGATTGAAAAAGATTTAGAAAACGATATAAAACTAAGACATAGAAATGTTTTAAACTCAGGAAGAGCATACTTTAATTTTTTAATAGATGTTTTTTCTAAAGGACAGATGACGAGTACAACGTATAGACTAAAAAAAGGAGAGTTTGAAAGAGCAAAATTTTATGCACAGCTAGATAATTTAAAAGATGAATTTATATCGGATATTTCATCATATCTAAAAAAAGTGAGAGGAATCTTAGGAAAATTAAAAGATCTAGAGGATAAAGAGGGTTATATGAGTGACTACTCAAGATATATAGATAGACTTGATGGATTTTTTGAAAATCTTAAGTTT harbors:
- a CDS encoding helicase C-terminal domain-containing protein; translated protein: MNIEEKISSEARERILSEIKKAKGNEVFFRGIPDEDGVVTEVEVLARGNKYSVPAILRAMKKGEVIIHNHPSGHLYPSDPDVEIAALYSNRLDGASYIINNEVNDIYVIVELSLKKNIKIDIKPYFEKNGLLAGVFNEFEYRNEQLEMAEVIENGLNTETKVIVEAGTGTGKTLGYLIPAIEWSIKNKKRVVITTNTINLQEQLLNKDIPIAKKVIQGDFSYILVKGRGNYLCNRKLSNVATGDIVDFEEFSQSQKSQFKEVVRWGGKTDTGDKAELPFEVDYSIWEHFQSESDMCAGSKCPFKAECFFLKARDEKKKADILITNHHMYFSDLAIRKEIGFNTEYSILPEYELVVFDEAHNVEKVARDYFSYEVSKYGFTKTMNQIYTLEKSKKRGTGSLDIFINYLKHSDFDGKKGIEKDLENDIKLRHRNVLNSGRAYFNFLIDVFSKGQMTSTTYRLKKGEFERAKFYAQLDNLKDEFISDISSYLKKVRGILGKLKDLEDKEGYMSDYSRYIDRLDGFFENLKFITSLEDEKFIYWVEVNGKKSNSKMVATPLKIDGELDKNLYSNLKQMIFTSATIAIGDDFSYFKESIGLKEKTLEKVIHSPFDYNNQMKVYLPKDLLNPSDPKFIDSIRVFLKDLILKTSGKCFILFTSYSTLNYIYYMIKDELEEAGLNLLIQGQAPRTQLVNLYKTIKNPVLFGTDSFWEGVDIKGEQLSSVIIVKLPFKVPSDPVTEAIIESITQQNKNAFVEYQIPESVIKFKQGIGRLIRSKSDKGIVTILDNRVITKSYGKYFKDAIPTKNIKILTKEEVLKDISKT